In the Nitrospinota bacterium genome, CTCCGTACGCGACATCTTCCTGGCCGTAGACGAGTCCCTCAGCACTCCGGAGTGCGAAAAGTTGACCAATCCCGACCAGGAGCCCTGTGACCGACTCGACGAATGCGTCTCCCGAGTCATTTGGAAGAGGGTGGCCGATCAGGTGGCCCAGGCCCTTAACTCCGTCAGCCTCGAAGACCTGTGCATGGAGCGCGAGAAGCTCGACAAGAGCGAAGTCTTTTCCCACACTTACGGTTTCAACATCTAGGGGGCTTATCCAGGGCGATGAACGTCGGCGTGGGGGTTTCGATAAGCCGCGATGGCGCCGCCGCCGCGGCGCGAGAGGCTGCCGAGCAGGCCTTGAAGCAGGCAGGCCGGCCTAGGGCTGATGCCGCCTTGTGCTTTGCGACGCCGGATTACTTTTCTGAGGCTGACGTCCTCCTAGATGCGCTCCAGATGGCGTGCGGCACAGAATTGGTAGTGGGCGCCAGCGGCGCCGGCGTCCTGACGTCCAGGGATGAGGTGGAGGGCGCTCGGGGCGTGGTGGTCTTAACCCTCGCCTCCGAGCGGGTCGGCACGAGGCCTGTGGAGGCCTCGAACATCAACGAGGTCGGCGAGGTATGGCAAAAGAGCGTGGGTGAGGTGCCCCACGAGACCAGCCTCTTCGTTTGTCTCTCCGACACGAACGCCATCGCCCCCGAGGAGCTACTTGCAACCATGAACGAGGTCTCTCCGGGACTGCCAGTCGTCGGGGGGGGAAGCTGCGACGATGGCTCCGGTGAGCGCGCCTTCCAGTTTGGTCCGGGAGGGGTGGTGCAGGGAGCTGTGGTCGGTTTGGCGCTTACCGGGGTGGAAGTGGACGTGGGCGTCACCCAGGCCTGCGCTCCTCTGTGTGAGCCCTATGTCATCACTCGATCTGAAGGCTCTATCGTCTTAGAACTCGGCGGTCGGCCGGCCGTCGAGGTGTTGGCCGAGGTGGTCCGGGGTCGCGACCTGAGCCGGGGGGTCTTCGCCGGCCTATCCTGCGTCGATACCCAGAGCTTCGGGCATGGGGAGTTCGTGGTCCGACCGATAACGGGTCTAGACACTTCCTGGAACAGCTTTACAGTGGCGTCGGAAATCACCGAGGGCCAGTCCCTCGTCTTTGCTATGCGCGACCCCAAGGCGGCCCGCCAGGACCTGGAGCGGCTGCTGGGGCTTAAGAGCCCGTTTGCCCGCGGAGGGTCCGGCCCGGCCTTCGGTCTCTACTTCAACTGTTGCAGCCGGGGTCGCGGCCTGTACGGCCAGAGCGGGGTCGATACGGCTCTTCTGGGGGCTTACCTGGGCGCTCTGCCGGTGGCCGGCCTATTTACGGGCCTGGAGTTTGCTCCCGTGGCCGGCCGAAATCGTCTCCAACTCTTCTCAGGGGTGCTGGCCCTCGTTCGCCCCGCCGAGTGATGATTCCCACCCAAGCTTCAGGCGCTGGCGAAGACGATTGACCTTATGCGGACAATTATTCTCTCTCTCTCGATGAGCCTCGTGGCGGTACTGGCTGCCCCGGGATATGCTGGCAATCGCGCGGTGGACGGCGTGAGGGCCGAAACCAGGGCGCTCTGGGTCACGCGCTGGGACTACAAGACCCCCGATGACATCCGTCTAATAATGGAGCGGGCCTGGGTGGCTCACTTCAACGTCATCTTTTTCCAGGTCAGGGGCAACGCCGACGCCTTCTACGACTCGCGCTACGAGCCGTGGGCGGAAGAGCTCGGCGGCCGCCATCCGGGCTTTGACCCTCTGAGCGTGGCCATCCAGGAAGCGCACCGCAGGGGCCTGGAGCTCCACGCCTACATAAACGTATTGACCGGATGGAAGGGCTCGGCGCCACCACGCTCAACGCTCCACCTCTGGAGGACGCATCATGGGTGGTTTACCCGCAATGTCGACGGCATCCCCCAGCCCTTGGGCAACGGGTATCTTCAGGTGACGCCCGGGATGAGGTCCGTGAGGGACCACATCGTGAACGTTGTGGCCGACATCGTCCGGCGCTATCCGGTCGACGGCATCCACCTCGACTACGTCCGTTACCTCTCTGAGCGCTACAGCTACGACCCGGTCA is a window encoding:
- a CDS encoding Rrf2 family transcriptional regulator — its product is MKFTSRGRYAVRAMIDLAYHTLEHPVSLATIAVRQGISQHYLEQLFVRLRRAELVRSVRGPGGGYFLAKEPIAISVRDIFLAVDESLSTPECEKLTNPDQEPCDRLDECVSRVIWKRVADQVAQALNSVSLEDLCMEREKLDKSEVFSHTYGFNI
- a CDS encoding FIST C-terminal domain-containing protein; this translates as MNVGVGVSISRDGAAAAAREAAEQALKQAGRPRADAALCFATPDYFSEADVLLDALQMACGTELVVGASGAGVLTSRDEVEGARGVVVLTLASERVGTRPVEASNINEVGEVWQKSVGEVPHETSLFVCLSDTNAIAPEELLATMNEVSPGLPVVGGGSCDDGSGERAFQFGPGGVVQGAVVGLALTGVEVDVGVTQACAPLCEPYVITRSEGSIVLELGGRPAVEVLAEVVRGRDLSRGVFAGLSCVDTQSFGHGEFVVRPITGLDTSWNSFTVASEITEGQSLVFAMRDPKAARQDLERLLGLKSPFARGGSGPAFGLYFNCCSRGRGLYGQSGVDTALLGAYLGALPVAGLFTGLEFAPVAGRNRLQLFSGVLALVRPAE
- a CDS encoding family 10 glycosylhydrolase, encoding MRTIILSLSMSLVAVLAAPGYAGNRAVDGVRAETRALWVTRWDYKTPDDIRLIMERAWVAHFNVIFFQVRGNADAFYDSRYEPWAEELGGRHPGFDPLSVAIQEAHRRGLELHAYINVLTGWKGSAPPRSTLHLWRTHHGWFTRNVDGIPQPLGNGYLQVTPGMRSVRDHIVNVVADIVRRYPVDGIHLDYVRYLSERYSYDPVSVSAFRRATGRHPADLPGSWQTYRRDLVNRLVRRIRETMRAIKPSLPLSAAVLGRIEEARATYGQDVAHWLAEDLIDVSYPMIYEKSPRAFAAQLADHIRASPGKPVYPGIGLYRHDRASQTIRQIEMARTLGARGFAVFDYRSLFGVIDADGGSAYVKPGVGPRILRSLLKGPLAEIVPPAGIEY